The genomic region TAAAATATACcatgtatataataataaacatatgtTTGAAATAGTTATTCAAGTTGACAGTTAACTGAATGTTTTGATTGTGTCTTCTTGCAGGAAGCAGCTTATCCGTAAATGGTTGCGGCTCAATACTCGATGGACTAAAACTATGTGTCACCACTCATGGATATTCTTTATACCTGGTGAAGAAAGCAGACACATGTCAAGATGGTTTTACCCAGTACTTTAAAGACGTTCTGCCAAATCACACCTCAGCTGTGGATCACTGAGGAGCAGTATTTTTGTCTTGGGTGTTCTGATCCAGAAGGAGCTCATAGAGACTAGAACGGTAGCTCTGAAGAACTCCTCACCTCCACTTCCTGAACTAGTGTTGCTGAAATTTTGCATGTGAGTGCAAAGGAACTCTAAATACAAAACAGCTCTGTACAAGTGTTATGCATGGGAAATATTTTGCATGCATTATTGTAGAAATACATGTCATTATGACTTCCAAGATAATCATGGTTTATTGGGCCACTGGTATTTAATTTCTAGGCTGAAACTGAGTTGATATATAGATTATTTGTGTCAGGGAATAGTTACATTTTTGGATTGTGTTACAACATCAGAGAAAAAATGAGACCGCAGTATTCAAACACAGTTTGACCATCACTAACtctccccacccccctcccccaaagtctaaaaaaaaacctttagaACTTCAACACAAGAACAGAGGACACTTTGCTCCACCTGCTCATCTCGTCCAGCTCTTAAGATGAGCCACAAGTCTGATTCAGAGACGGAGGCTGCACACCCACCCGTGGTCTACACGGTGGAGGAACTGGAGTGTAAGATCTGCTACAACCGCTATGACACGCGGGCCCGCAAGCCCAAAGTGCTGGGCTGTCGACACCGCGTCTGTGCCAAATGTCTGAAGAAGATGGTGGAGCTGGACGCCTCGCCCAGCGTGGTCAGCTGCCCCTTCTGTCGGCACGAGACGCACGTGCCGGACGAGGAGATCTGGCTCCTTCAAGACGACAGCAACATCCTGGCCATCCTCGCCTACCAGGACCGGGCACGTAAGAGCGGCCCCGCGCCCCCCGGCGAGGTGCTCCTCACCCCCAGCGGCCTGagcggagggggcggggccgggggagggggcggggccggcgAACAGGCCCACAGCTCCTCCGACTGCCTGGTCATCACCATCGTGGAGGTGCCGGGGGAGTTGCAGTCGTCGTCCGACTCCATGAGCATGTTGAACATGGTGCGGCTGTACCGGCCCGCCAGCCTGGACTCGCTGCCCTGCCACCTGCCCGTGCAGAAGTGCCGGGCGTGGACGTCACGCACGGTGCCACGTTTCATCATGGGCGTCCTCTGCCTGGTGTACTTCAGCTCCCTGCCGCTGGGCATCTACCTGCTGATGATCCAGCAGCTCACCATGGGCGTGATCCTGGTCAGCCTGGTGCCCTCCACCCTCGTCCTCTGTGTTTTCTACGGCTTCTGCCAATGCCTTTGCCACGAGATCATGGAAGCTATAGCCACATAACCCCCTGGGGTAGCTTCTCTGCGTTTAGCCAATCTCTAGACATTATGGACTTCACTTAGCAAGATCTATAACAAACCAAGCCAAAATCTCTCATCTGACTGCTCACATACTGTTGCACCGGAATATACCAGCATTTAACAGTGAACTCTTTACAGTCGTTTTCAGCTTGTAAGCAGGGCAGTGTTCACCTCACTTGAGCGGCTAGGTCCCGACGACTGAAGCAGTTTGTATGTATTAAGCTTAGAGGCTGCCTCAAGTGTGCTGGGATTTTTTGTATTCGTTAGCTCAGTCAAACGGCACTTCAACATGACTGTGATTCTTTTACACACTACTAATAAGAGAATGAGATTATATCATGCCTAACATGGAAACTATAGGCTCTGCTCAATAACAcataagtaaaaaaatattgtccTCTCTACCTTCACTTGTGTTGTTTTATGAAAATCCATTTATTGTATGAAAGTTTCCATAGCTGCCTCTGTAAGGCATGTCGATTtgaattttaatgttttgtgtgtgtgtgtgtgtgtgtgtgtgtgtttggtcatTTGTCATTGAGAATGAACCAATACCTTCTAACGGCCAAAACTGTTAGATATTCAATAAAGATTTAAAACAGTCAACAGGATATCGGTTAATGAGGCATAAAGGTTATCAGATTAGAATTTGAATAAGAAACCCCTGAAGCAAAATATTAAGTGGTATTACATGAGAATACAGTTTTAGGGCTTGACAACCAAAGTCTTCCTTTAAGCGTAATTGTATATACTTAATCATATCAGAATTTAAAGAAAGAACAGCAATAATAAAAAATTGACATATGTTTAGAGAGAGGCATATATTAATATGAGCATCATTAGTTATTCATGATGTCAGAGGACTAATTGTAGCCCTGATGTTTTTGCTAACAGAATAAGACCAATATTGGAGGGGTTGCTCTGGATACGAGACCCGTGGGTCCTCTTCATGCTCTGCTTTCAAACGAGCCCGAGGAACCActgggagggaggtgggggcaGCGGAAGGTCCCGCTCCACGCTCTTAGATAACAATTAACCGCGCCGAGAGCACTTcaccctgcacacacgcacacgggaATGAAAGGAAACACTAGATGGACCCGCTGTAGGCTCCCTCGGCACACAAAAAACACCCCCGTCCTTTCATGACTCAAATTAAGTAGCTCTGTCTGACGCGAGGTCTCCCTCACATCTCGTTAGGCTCCCAGGGCCTCAGCTGCGGGGTTTAGCCTTAATTGAAAGGCGTCTCCCTGAAGACCAGCTTCTGTGAACCTACTGGAAAAGAAGGAGAGGCGAGTGATAAGAGAGTGTTTGGCAGAAGCCATCTCAGATGCACTGAGGCTGAGAGACTGTCAACACAGCTATGAGAATGACAGGAGACAAAGGTCTGAAGGACTCTTAGGAAGACTCAGGTAATCACTGGTTGGATTCCTTTCAAAGTGAAATGGTTTTACATAGGAAAAATATGACTATTTGAAAAGTAGTTAATAATATTTTATGGAGTCTCACTGAGATAACACTGCGTACTTACTACTAAAGGGATTAGTGTCTACTgggaaaagtgaaaagcaaCAGCTAACAGcctaattgttgtttatttttatttattttaatttggtAAAAATCTTagtttaaatgttatttaaaatattaattgcattaaaaagtaaaaattGGATTAATATTAAGGATTAGAGCACATTAATGCTGGACTGACCAGACATAATCCTAATCACTAATCTACACTCCACATAATCGCATGTGGCTCTTTGTGAGGAAAAACGAACTTCAACGTTAAACAATACAATACAGAAATACATTTCACTGGAAAGAGACCTTAATTACTTTAAAATGCTCTACAGACGAGAGTCTTCGTTCAGTTATTTTTAGTTAATGCCCGGGCTCGCTCCTACGTAGGAGAGTCCCAAGCGTGCTCGAGCTTTAATTGGCTGCTTGGCGGCGTGCGCATGACTGGCCATGAACCGGTGGCAGCGCTCGGTGGGGGAGATCCAGGCCAGGCGGAAGCAGGTGAGCAAGTGTGAGCATGCGCAGTCCGCCTTGGGCAGGGTGACCGCCTGCTACCAGCAAATGGCCACCAGCTTGGGGAGCAACACGGACGGGAGCAGCttgagggaggagctggagaggACCAGGGCGCTGGCTCATAGGATATGCACaggtgaggaagatgaggaaggggcggggcatgtgaagTGATTGACAGCTCATGGGGCTGCTGCAAAACTGCGCGTCCTTGGAGggatgttttattttatttattagaaTCATGGTGCTCAGTGGCCTGACCCATGTCACGTCTATGTGCATTTCAATTGCTCTAGCTCTGATGTGATATGACGGCTCGCTATAACAAAACTGATTTTGACAATTCATAACAATGCCAAAGCTTTATCATGAATATGGCTATGAAGGTTTGGTGTGTGCTTTTTTAAAAATGCAGTACACCTTACGTCCGCTACTGTTTGTGCTGCCTTACGCGCTGGTGTCGCAGGGCTGCACCAGAGTCTGCTCGCCCTGCTGGTGGAGACTGAACAAGGGCAGGAAGACCGCGAGCAGGTGGAACGCCTCTGGGTGCTGTTCCTCTCCTGCCTGGAGAGTTTCCAGCAAGACCTGAGGAGAGTCAGCACCCTGGAGGAGATCTTCCCCCTCACCCAGCGTAAGGACCGTCAGGCCCTGGTCAACACTGGTGCCGTCGGTGGGGGATCTGAGGTAGCGAGTCGGGCTGCCACGGTGCAGGTTCCTTGGGCGACGGGGGACGAGGAACCGAGGCCAGACCTGAGGGCCCACGTGGTGGAGATCGACGGTCTGCTCCAGGAGATGCTGCGGAGTGTGAACATTCCCCTCTGGTCAGTGGAGCCCACACAGAAGGCCTGGGCCGAGGCCTGCAAGGACGGACAGGACGAGTTGGAGGACGTGTtggaggagatgatggaggtggaggtggtttCGCAGGACAACAGAGCTTCTGGCTGCTGCAGCCATTCCACCTGCAGACTAGGGTGTGCCTTCTGTCTGCTCAACTAGTCTGGACGTTTTAATGAAGAGGAAACTACAGCTCTGAAGCATAGCTTTAGATTCCAGACCTAGATAAGGGTTTATATAAAAACAGTATATATCCTTGGAGAGTAGACAAGACCCGTTTTCTGCTGCACAGTACAATTTGTACAAACACTGCCCTCTACTTGCTATTCAAATGACATGCTATattttaaatacacacacacgtttgtgaGAATCTTTCATTAAAGTTAAGGTGTTAGTTTTACCTTAAGCTTCATCTTCTGCTTAAAACAAATGTTCCAGACAAAAATAGCCCTCCTAAATCAAAACCCTCAAGGTTCAGGGCAAGACTGACTGAGAAGACTTCAGATGATGTTGAAAGACCAGAGAATTAGACCAAGAAGTGCAGAGGGGTTAATGGGGCAGACACAGTCCACTTAAGGTTTCCAGTAAATAACATGGCTATTAACATATAGATGGCATTACTTAAACGTCCTTTCCTGCCCAGTCATATGACAGGTCTTGGTTATAAAAATGCTTGTCTAAATCCTTCAAGGCTGTCTAGCGACAATTAAGGCATTTAGtaaccaaaaaataaataaaagtacacTGAATAAAGCTGTACGTCTTTTGTGAAGTGTACAAGGTTTAATGTAACATTAGCACAAACACACGAGCAATTATTGAATGGCTTTGAGACAAGTTTAATTCAACATACAAATACTGTACATAAACAGACTCGGGATTCAAATTTACATAATTATGAGCAAGAAAAACAGTCACAGAGATAAAAGTGGAGAGGCAGGCAGGTTTGATTTTGGAGGTCAGTTCTTGTATGTTGCATGCAAATGGGTTTTGAAGGCTGAAataagaacaaaaacaaaacattccaacTTGTTTTTGCACGTTGGAAGAAAACAGACCATCTGCAGTACACCAAAATGACATGAGCGCACACCGAACCGAGTGGACTGCAGCTAAAGCTCATTCATGCGCATTACCCATCACATGGATTTAAGCCACATACCTTTCTGGTTGTCCCACAATTCAGCTGCTGCAGCATTCATAGGGCTGTCGTTGTTAGgttctaaaaaataaataatgtgaatacCGTTCAGGCACCAGATACTTCATTCAAGATCACACTTGTTCCTATACTCACACTAGGCAGCTAGAGCCATCTTGCTAACGTCATGTACAAGTGAAATTAGAGGCTGTTGCTCATCTGTTAAATTACAGTTCATTACACATCTTGGCACTTGTGAGTTTCTCAACACAGGACCACTGCTTACACAGTAGTGTCAACTAGTAAAGTATAGCCTGGGTCATTATGTcatcatgttttgtgttgccTGCCTCCCTAAAACATCTAACAGCAGTCCTATGACCAAAAAGAAACCAGTGATAAAGGGCTAGAAGATGGATATCAAATAACATGCAGGTAGAAGAAAATGTATCAAATGATTATATACAAATGTTTATAGATAGATACACACACCATAGGTGACTGGAGACTGTAGGATCATGGAAAGTCATTAAGATTGGCTGGATATTTGACAGTCACAGTGGATGAGTTATCAGTTAACATTAAATATAGGGGTGAATGTAGATATGTTTGAAGAACATCTCACCTCCAAGTAAACTCtgaatggacagcagaatggaTCGAACATCATAGAGAGCTGACCACTTCTCTTTTAAAATGTCTAAGCATATGAACCCATTCTCATCAACATTTGGATGGAAACAGGGCGTGATGAATTTCACTCGTGGGGCGTTGTATGGGTATCCACTTGGAAAGTCCAGCGAGAGCTTATACCTCAAACCTTCATATACcttaaaaggataaagacaaatCATGcattgagcagtgtttaggaaTACAAGACTGAATACAAGATTAAGCCCAGTCCAATATGCCTTTATATACACATTTACTGTCAACACGGTAAATTATATACTAGTAAACTTACTGTCCCCTGAGCACCATCAATTGTGCCAATCCATTTAAAGAGATTGTCAGACTCTGGGAATGCAGAAATCCCCTTATCTCCCGACATCTGCAGCACAACATCAAACATCAGTagtgaaaatataaaaacatggGACAGAAAACAATAAGGATGATGGATATTCACTCACCATAAGTGTCATCAGCTCTTGCTGAAGCCTGGAAACAAACGCAAGCCAATAAAATCAATCAGAAGGCAACATGTATTCACTACAAAACGATCGTGTTCTTCTATAAGCCGCAGTATTCCCCGTCGATGGGTTAACCATTTACCCGTTCATGTGTTGGTGGTTTCAACAGTTAACCAAACTTGTGTTATGACTACCCACAGTTACCTTTTTGAGACGGATCCCTTTGGTACATTTCCTCCCGTTTCGTTTCCTTTTAACGCGGCCGTAGACGCCGCAGGATCCATGTTTTGGGAGGCCATCGCTTTAAAatctaaaaaacaaaaacacacacagaaaccatTTAACGACACTGACTAACCCTCCTTCCGTGAAACCTCGTCCCTAAACTAGACAACCATTAAAAGAAGTCAAATCCTCCCCGTTTCTCTTCGTTTATCGTGTAACTACGGTCTTCCCTATGTGGGCTAACGCGGCTAGCTCCACCAGCCAGGCGTAGCCGGCGCGCTAACCCGACGCGTCGCTCGCGGCAGCCGCGTCCGCTCAGCGTTTAAACACGGCGGTAATTCACTGGGGTCACGCGCTAGGCTCGCGTGGCGAGGAACAGCGGCACGCGCGGCTCACGAGACCCGCCGTTTCGGTACGCTAAGCTAGCCAAGCTAACGTCTGAGGCGAGCCCTTCAGTTAGCGGTTAGCGGCGCAGGGTGTCGGACTTCAAGTACACAACACCGATACAGCCAAACAGAACCGGACTCGAATGCGTTTATAATCCCGTATTTCATATGTCACTAGTCTAGACGGTCAGACGTTTGATAAAAGTTACAGAACACATTTGATATCGAGCGATTATTACCAACCGTCTAGTCCTTTCGCCCTCAGTACCAACCGCGTCCACAGCGAGATTTTTTAAAAAGTCACATCCCGCCCCCCCGTTTAAACTTACTCTCTCAAAACCGTTTCACCGCCCCGGAGACGATCTCCACCAATCACGAACAGACTTAGAAAACAATGCTGGGCCTTAGCAACCATGAAACGATGCGCGTTCAAGAGTCCTTCGATCTGATTGGACGACGCTTTGACGTGGGCGTCTTATTAACCGTTGAATGCGTCACACGACACGAACATATGCTATGAACATGGGCAATAAAATGTAGCCAGTTGTTTCCCATCAACTAATTACtacattcatttacattttctatcttaaaagttttatttttaca from Brachyhypopomus gauderio isolate BG-103 chromosome 8, BGAUD_0.2, whole genome shotgun sequence harbors:
- the ube2c gene encoding ubiquitin-conjugating enzyme E2 C, with protein sequence MASQNMDPAASTAALKGNETGGNVPKGSVSKRLQQELMTLMMSGDKGISAFPESDNLFKWIGTIDGAQGTVYEGLRYKLSLDFPSGYPYNAPRVKFITPCFHPNVDENGFICLDILKEKWSALYDVRSILLSIQSLLGEPNNDSPMNAAAAELWDNQKAFKTHLHATYKN
- the LOC143521262 gene encoding regulator of G-protein signaling 9-binding protein — encoded protein: MNRWQRSVGEIQARRKQVSKCEHAQSALGRVTACYQQMATSLGSNTDGSSLREELERTRALAHRICTGLHQSLLALLVETEQGQEDREQVERLWVLFLSCLESFQQDLRRVSTLEEIFPLTQRKDRQALVNTGAVGGGSEVASRAATVQVPWATGDEEPRPDLRAHVVEIDGLLQEMLRSVNIPLWSVEPTQKAWAEACKDGQDELEDVLEEMMEVEVVSQDNRASGCCSHSTCRLGCAFCLLN
- the LOC143521259 gene encoding E3 ubiquitin-protein ligase RNF182; amino-acid sequence: MSHKSDSETEAAHPPVVYTVEELECKICYNRYDTRARKPKVLGCRHRVCAKCLKKMVELDASPSVVSCPFCRHETHVPDEEIWLLQDDSNILAILAYQDRARKSGPAPPGEVLLTPSGLSGGGGAGGGGGAGEQAHSSSDCLVITIVEVPGELQSSSDSMSMLNMVRLYRPASLDSLPCHLPVQKCRAWTSRTVPRFIMGVLCLVYFSSLPLGIYLLMIQQLTMGVILVSLVPSTLVLCVFYGFCQCLCHEIMEAIAT